A region from the uncultured Macellibacteroides sp. genome encodes:
- a CDS encoding glutamate-5-semialdehyde dehydrogenase, producing the protein MDLSATFKQIQKASASLVKLSDATINRILVDTADAALTNIPMLLQANARDLALMDPADPKYDRLKLTEERLQGIALDMKNVAFLPSPLGKELDAWVRPNGMKIKKIAVPFGVIGIIYEARPNVTFDVFSLCLKSGNACILKGGSDADHSNRALVEIIHSVLNKYSIDPAVCTLLPADRDATAQLLNAVGYVDLIIPRGSSSLINFVRANARVPVIETGAGICHTYFDLSGDKTKGKDIITNAKTRRVSVCNALDCLVIHQDRLGDLPYLCSDLSKSNVVIYADKASWDVLNGNYPPALLQQATPESFGTEFLDYKMSVRTVASFDEALEHIARYSSKHSECIISEDNDTIVSFQQLVDAACVYANVSTAFTDGAQFGFGAEIGISTQKMHARGPMALNEITTYKYIIEGNGQVRS; encoded by the coding sequence ATGGATTTAAGTGCTACTTTCAAACAGATACAGAAAGCTTCCGCTTCGCTTGTTAAGCTAAGCGATGCAACTATTAACCGGATATTGGTTGATACAGCCGATGCTGCGTTGACAAATATACCGATGTTGTTGCAGGCAAATGCTCGCGACCTGGCGTTGATGGATCCAGCAGATCCTAAGTACGACAGGCTGAAACTTACCGAAGAGCGTTTACAGGGTATTGCTCTTGATATGAAGAATGTGGCCTTTCTCCCCTCTCCTCTTGGAAAAGAGCTTGATGCATGGGTACGTCCGAATGGGATGAAAATAAAAAAAATAGCTGTTCCTTTCGGTGTTATCGGTATAATTTACGAAGCGCGCCCAAATGTTACATTTGATGTATTTTCTCTTTGTCTGAAGTCTGGTAACGCATGCATACTGAAAGGAGGTTCGGATGCCGATCATTCCAATCGGGCACTCGTGGAGATAATTCACAGCGTGTTGAATAAATATAGTATTGATCCGGCTGTTTGTACGCTGCTTCCTGCCGACCGTGATGCTACTGCTCAATTGCTAAATGCGGTAGGTTATGTTGATTTAATTATTCCCCGGGGTAGTAGTTCGTTGATTAATTTTGTTCGTGCTAATGCGCGTGTACCGGTTATAGAAACCGGGGCTGGTATTTGTCATACCTATTTCGATTTATCCGGAGATAAAACCAAAGGAAAGGATATCATTACCAATGCGAAAACCCGCCGGGTAAGTGTATGTAATGCGCTGGATTGTCTTGTTATTCATCAGGACCGTCTCGGAGATTTACCTTATCTTTGTTCCGATCTGTCGAAAAGTAATGTCGTAATCTATGCTGATAAGGCTTCCTGGGATGTGTTAAACGGCAATTATCCGCCTGCCTTGTTGCAACAAGCCACGCCAGAGAGTTTTGGAACGGAGTTTCTTGATTATAAAATGAGTGTACGGACTGTTGCTTCTTTTGATGAAGCATTGGAGCATATAGCCCGGTATAGTAGTAAACACAGCGAATGTATTATTTCGGAAGACAATGATACTATAGTTTCATTTCAACAGTTAGTGGATGCTGCCTGTGTGTATGCAAACGTTTCTACAGCCTTTACTGACGGGGCTCAATTTGGGTTTGGGGCAGAAATAGGGATTAGTACGCAAAAGATGCATGCACGTGGTCCGATGGCATTGAATGAAATTACAACATACAAGTATATTATTGAAGGAAACGGTCAGGTTCGGTCGTAG
- a CDS encoding DUF3467 domain-containing protein, whose translation MENKKGNTEIQIELSEETAQGTYANLAIIAHSSSEFILDFIRLVPGVPKAKVQSRIILTPENAKRLLYALQDNLTRFEEQFGTVQTEHPQGFIPPIGGIKGEA comes from the coding sequence ATGGAAAACAAGAAAGGTAATACAGAAATTCAGATTGAATTATCGGAAGAAACTGCACAGGGAACCTATGCTAATTTGGCTATTATCGCACATTCCTCGTCAGAATTTATCCTTGATTTTATTAGATTGGTGCCCGGAGTTCCAAAAGCTAAAGTGCAAAGTAGAATTATACTTACTCCCGAAAATGCCAAAAGGCTGTTGTATGCGCTGCAGGATAATTTAACTCGTTTCGAAGAACAGTTTGGAACTGTACAAACAGAACATCCCCAAGGATTTATACCGCCAATTGGAGGGATTAAAGGGGAAGCCTGA
- the proB gene encoding glutamate 5-kinase, with protein sequence MFRFKKIAVKIGSNVLTRKDGTLDITRMSALVDQVADLHKQGVEVVLISSGAVASGRSEIKANKKLDPVSARQLYSAVGQAKLINRYYELFREHRIACGQVLTTKENFGSRTHYLNQKHCMEVMLENKVIPIVNENDTISVTELMFTDNDELSGLIATMMGMDALIILSNIDGIYNGNPSEPGTFVIRNIEAGKQDLSEYIQATKSQFGRGGMLTKSVIAQKVADEGITVLIANGKRDNILPELLAKDSKTVSTCFVASAKPVSSVKKWIAHSEGFAKGEVHVNKGAEEALLLPKASSVLLVGVTKIVGDFEKDDIVKIMNEDGVQIGVGCAGYNSREATKLIGKRDQKPLIHYDYLYLD encoded by the coding sequence ATGTTTCGTTTTAAAAAAATAGCTGTAAAAATTGGCAGTAATGTACTGACCCGCAAGGATGGAACACTGGATATTACCAGGATGTCCGCCCTTGTGGACCAGGTTGCCGATTTGCACAAGCAAGGTGTCGAGGTAGTCCTAATCTCTTCCGGAGCTGTTGCTTCCGGACGTAGTGAGATTAAAGCGAATAAGAAACTGGATCCGGTTTCTGCTCGTCAGCTTTACTCTGCTGTAGGTCAGGCTAAGCTTATAAACCGGTATTACGAGTTGTTTCGCGAACACCGGATTGCCTGTGGACAGGTACTTACTACAAAAGAAAATTTTGGGAGCCGCACGCATTACCTGAATCAAAAACATTGTATGGAGGTGATGCTGGAAAACAAAGTGATTCCTATCGTAAACGAAAATGATACAATTTCGGTTACGGAACTTATGTTCACTGATAATGATGAGCTCTCCGGGCTTATAGCCACCATGATGGGAATGGATGCCTTGATTATCCTGAGCAATATCGATGGAATCTACAACGGTAATCCGTCAGAACCGGGTACATTTGTTATCCGGAATATTGAAGCGGGAAAACAAGACTTGTCCGAATACATACAAGCAACTAAGTCGCAGTTTGGTCGTGGCGGAATGCTTACCAAAAGTGTGATTGCTCAAAAAGTAGCTGATGAGGGGATTACCGTTTTAATTGCAAACGGGAAGCGCGACAATATATTACCTGAATTACTGGCAAAGGACAGTAAGACGGTTAGTACATGTTTTGTTGCCTCTGCAAAACCTGTTAGCAGCGTAAAGAAATGGATCGCTCACTCAGAAGGTTTTGCTAAAGGAGAAGTTCATGTTAACAAAGGCGCAGAAGAAGCTTTGCTCTTGCCGAAGGCCTCGAGCGTTCTGTTGGTTGGTGTAACAAAAATTGTGGGCGACTTTGAAAAGGACGATATTGTAAAAATTATGAATGAAGATGGTGTACAGATCGGCGTAGGTTGCGCAGGATATAATAGCCGCGAAGCGACTAAGCTAATTGGCAAACGCGACCAAAAACCGTTGATACATTACGACTATCTTTACTTAGACTAA
- a CDS encoding endonuclease/exonuclease/phosphatase family protein — MKKKIFLLLLLTQICVFVQAQSSAHQINVMTYNIRMANPGDGDNQWKFRKDLAANIVKFYQADLIGMQEVLNVQLTDLCDRLPDYGFIGVGREDGKTKGEYASIFYNKLRFKLLDSGNFWLSENCDAIGKKGWDAACERVATWGIFEDKQTGKRVFMLNTHLDHIGKIARHEGALLVVNKVKELSRNYPVIVTGDFNAVPSDDPIQVITNSPDGYSLTDARTVAPIVYGPAWSFHDWGKIPLAERSLIDYIFIKGNIKVVRYGVLTETLNGLYPSDHAPVLSSVIIQ, encoded by the coding sequence ATGAAGAAAAAAATTTTTCTCTTGTTGCTGTTGACACAAATTTGTGTATTTGTTCAAGCACAGTCTTCTGCACATCAAATTAACGTGATGACGTATAACATCCGTATGGCCAACCCAGGGGATGGAGATAATCAATGGAAATTCAGAAAAGATCTGGCTGCCAATATTGTTAAGTTTTACCAGGCTGATCTTATTGGTATGCAGGAAGTATTAAATGTGCAGCTTACCGATTTATGCGACCGTTTGCCTGATTACGGTTTTATTGGTGTGGGCAGGGAAGACGGCAAAACCAAGGGGGAATATGCAAGCATTTTTTATAACAAACTACGATTTAAACTTCTCGATTCCGGTAACTTCTGGTTGTCTGAAAATTGCGATGCGATTGGTAAAAAAGGATGGGATGCAGCTTGTGAAAGAGTCGCCACCTGGGGTATATTTGAAGATAAGCAAACAGGAAAACGAGTATTTATGTTAAATACCCATCTTGACCATATAGGAAAGATTGCACGACATGAAGGAGCCCTGCTGGTCGTAAATAAAGTCAAAGAGCTTTCAAGAAATTATCCGGTGATTGTGACTGGAGATTTTAATGCTGTGCCATCAGATGATCCGATTCAGGTTATTACTAATTCCCCCGACGGCTATTCTCTTACAGACGCCCGTACGGTTGCACCTATAGTTTACGGACCAGCATGGTCATTCCATGATTGGGGCAAAATTCCGTTGGCAGAAAGATCTCTAATCGACTATATTTTTATTAAGGGAAACATCAAGGTTGTGCGTTATGGTGTACTTACAGAAACACTCAATGGACTATATCCTTCAGATCATGCTCCGGTGTTAAGTTCTGTAATAATCCAGTAA
- a CDS encoding lipoate--protein ligase family protein translates to MMCINNNSTDAYFNLAAEEYLLNSFPEDVFMLWQNEPSVVIGKHQNVWAEINPGFVLERDIKVVRRFSGGGAVYHDMGNLNLTFIERNQYPDFDKFTSVLLNLLAKIGIQAKADERRGLTLNGFKISGSAQCIHKHKSMFHATLLFNTDLNILSQALQGDAEQANDWSGESRVTYVNSVKSQVTNIQKYLVSPMQLQEFKVIVMDYFLENKMVNKAYVFSEKDIEAIGRLKKEKYATNEWTFKASLLK, encoded by the coding sequence ATGATGTGTATTAATAACAACAGTACGGATGCCTATTTTAATTTAGCTGCCGAAGAATATCTTCTTAACTCATTTCCCGAAGATGTTTTTATGCTTTGGCAGAATGAACCGTCTGTTGTGATTGGTAAGCATCAAAATGTGTGGGCCGAAATTAATCCGGGATTTGTGTTGGAAAGGGATATCAAAGTGGTACGTAGGTTTTCGGGTGGAGGTGCGGTTTATCACGATATGGGAAATCTTAATTTAACATTTATCGAAAGAAACCAGTATCCCGATTTTGATAAGTTTACGTCTGTACTATTGAATCTTCTTGCTAAAATTGGCATTCAGGCAAAAGCAGACGAGCGCCGGGGACTCACTTTAAATGGATTTAAGATTTCAGGAAGTGCGCAATGTATTCATAAGCATAAAAGCATGTTTCATGCCACACTTCTTTTTAATACAGATTTGAACATATTATCCCAAGCTCTGCAGGGTGATGCAGAACAAGCAAACGATTGGTCCGGGGAGAGTCGTGTTACGTATGTAAATTCAGTAAAAAGCCAGGTAACGAATATTCAAAAGTATTTAGTTAGTCCCATGCAGTTACAGGAATTTAAAGTAATCGTAATGGATTATTTCCTTGAAAATAAGATGGTAAATAAGGCGTATGTGTTTAGCGAAAAGGATATTGAAGCTATCGGAAGACTGAAAAAAGAAAAATATGCGACGAACGAGTGGACCTTCAAAGCCTCCTTGCTAAAATGA
- a CDS encoding AMP-binding protein, whose protein sequence is MLERFVNKTAFESQEDFVKNFKVNVPNNFNFGYDVVDAWAAEEPERKALCWTNDKGDHIDFTFAEMKKYTDQTASYFQSLGIGHGDMVMLILKRRYEFWFSIIALHKLGAVVIPATHLLTKKDIAFRANAADIKMIVVAGEEEITKHVIDAMPDSPTVKTLVSVGPDIPEGFDDFHKGIEQAAPFVRPLHANSNEDISIMYFTSGTTGNPKMVAHDFTYPLGHIVTGSFWHNLNKDSLHLTIADTGWGKAVWGKLYGQWIAGANVFVYDHEKFVPANMLQMIQDYRITSLCAPPTIFRFLIREDLTKYDMSSLKYCTIAGEALNPAVYESFYKLTGIKLMEGFGQTETTPTVATFPWMEPKPGSMGVPNPQYDVDLIRPDGSRAEDGEQGQIVIRTCNGKPLGLFKEYYRDPERTNEAWHDGVYYTGDIAWRDEDGYLWFVGRADDVIKSSGYRIGPFEVESALMTHPAVVECAITGVPDEIRGQVVKATIVLSMDYKNSDKEELTKEIQDHVKKVTAPYKYPRIVEFVDELPKTISGKIRRVEIRDKDTNK, encoded by the coding sequence ATGTTAGAAAGATTCGTAAATAAAACGGCCTTTGAGTCGCAAGAAGATTTTGTAAAGAATTTTAAGGTAAATGTTCCGAATAACTTCAATTTCGGATACGATGTGGTAGACGCCTGGGCGGCGGAAGAACCTGAACGGAAAGCATTATGCTGGACTAACGATAAAGGGGATCACATCGATTTCACGTTTGCAGAGATGAAAAAGTATACAGACCAGACAGCTTCCTATTTCCAATCGCTGGGAATTGGTCATGGAGATATGGTTATGCTTATTCTGAAACGTCGCTATGAATTTTGGTTTTCCATCATAGCGCTGCACAAACTGGGTGCGGTTGTTATTCCGGCTACACATTTACTTACGAAGAAAGATATTGCATTCCGTGCAAATGCGGCAGATATTAAAATGATTGTGGTTGCTGGTGAGGAAGAAATTACGAAGCATGTAATAGATGCTATGCCCGACTCTCCTACTGTAAAAACATTAGTTTCCGTTGGTCCGGATATTCCCGAAGGTTTCGATGACTTCCATAAGGGAATAGAACAGGCAGCTCCGTTTGTTCGTCCGCTTCATGCAAACAGCAATGAGGATATTTCTATTATGTATTTTACTTCCGGAACAACAGGCAATCCGAAAATGGTAGCTCACGATTTCACCTATCCGTTGGGACACATCGTTACAGGTAGCTTCTGGCACAATCTGAACAAGGATAGCTTGCATCTTACCATCGCCGACACTGGCTGGGGAAAGGCTGTATGGGGTAAGTTGTACGGACAATGGATTGCCGGCGCAAATGTATTTGTATACGACCATGAGAAGTTTGTTCCTGCAAATATGTTACAAATGATTCAGGATTACCGGATTACCTCTCTTTGCGCGCCTCCAACAATATTCCGTTTCCTGATTCGTGAAGATCTAACTAAGTACGACATGTCGTCATTAAAATATTGTACTATTGCCGGCGAAGCGTTGAATCCGGCGGTGTACGAATCTTTTTACAAACTAACGGGAATAAAGCTGATGGAAGGTTTTGGTCAGACCGAAACGACTCCAACAGTTGCAACTTTTCCATGGATGGAACCGAAACCGGGATCGATGGGTGTACCCAATCCGCAATATGATGTAGATTTGATCCGTCCGGATGGTTCACGTGCCGAAGATGGCGAGCAGGGACAGATTGTTATTCGCACTTGCAACGGCAAACCTCTTGGATTGTTTAAAGAATATTACCGGGACCCGGAGCGTACAAATGAAGCGTGGCATGATGGTGTATATTACACGGGCGACATTGCCTGGCGTGATGAGGATGGTTATCTGTGGTTTGTAGGTCGTGCAGACGATGTGATTAAGAGTTCTGGTTACCGCATCGGTCCGTTCGAAGTGGAGAGTGCTCTGATGACTCACCCTGCCGTTGTAGAATGTGCTATTACGGGTGTACCAGACGAGATTCGTGGTCAGGTGGTTAAAGCAACTATTGTTTTGTCTATGGATTATAAAAATTCCGACAAAGAAGAACTTACGAAAGAAATACAGGATCATGTAAAAAAAGTTACTGCTCCTTACAAATATCCGCGTATCGTGGAATTTGTGGATGAGTTGCCCAAAACCATCAGCGGAAAGATTCGTCGTGTGGAAATAAGGGATAAGGATACGAACAAGTAG
- a CDS encoding cupin domain-containing protein codes for MNEQIKQIAERLAGLRDALGRTPEEMAKSCNLSTDEYLLLETGTVDISVSVLHQISQANGIALTTLMFGDEPKMSSYFVTRKGTGITVERVKAYKYQSLAAGFANRKADPFIVTVHPKPEEEEIFLNSHPGQEFNMVLSGRMLIRINGKDLILEEGDSIYFNSELPHGMKALDNEKVCFLAVIF; via the coding sequence ATGAACGAACAAATTAAACAGATTGCGGAACGTCTGGCCGGACTTCGGGATGCATTGGGTAGAACACCGGAAGAAATGGCTAAGTCATGTAATCTTTCGACTGATGAATATTTGTTGCTGGAAACAGGTACAGTTGATATTTCTGTAAGTGTACTCCACCAGATTTCGCAAGCAAATGGAATCGCTCTCACCACCCTTATGTTTGGAGATGAGCCCAAAATGAGTTCCTATTTTGTTACGAGAAAAGGAACAGGGATTACGGTAGAACGTGTAAAAGCATATAAATATCAGTCTTTGGCTGCAGGTTTTGCAAATCGTAAAGCAGACCCGTTTATTGTTACCGTTCATCCTAAACCCGAAGAAGAGGAGATTTTCCTGAATTCGCATCCGGGACAGGAATTTAATATGGTATTGAGTGGTCGTATGCTGATACGCATTAATGGTAAAGATCTTATTTTAGAAGAAGGTGACAGTATATATTTCAATTCGGAACTGCCACATGGTATGAAGGCGTTAGACAATGAGAAAGTGTGTTTCCTGGCTGTAATATTTTAA
- a CDS encoding ferredoxin, with product MSIKRVWVEEDCISCGSCESICPDVFEVIDISEVKQGVVFADFDAGIRDAADNCPVSVIKFEE from the coding sequence ATGTCAATTAAAAGAGTTTGGGTTGAAGAAGACTGCATTTCATGTGGCAGTTGTGAGAGTATATGTCCCGATGTATTTGAGGTTATAGATATCTCGGAAGTGAAACAAGGTGTAGTTTTTGCTGATTTCGATGCCGGAATCAGAGATGCGGCTGATAACTGCCCGGTGAGTGTAATTAAATTCGAAGAATAG
- a CDS encoding acetylornithine carbamoyltransferase, giving the protein MKNFTCVQDLGDLKVALNEAFEIKRDRYQFCELGKNKTLLMIFFNSSLRTRLSTQKAAMNLGMNTMVLDVNQGAWKLETERGVIMDGDKPEHLLEAVPVMGCYCDIIGVRSFARFENKEEDYNELIINQFVKYSGRPVFSMEASTRHPLQSFADLITIEEYKKTARPKVVLSWAPHPKALPQAVPNSFAEWMNATDYDFVITHPKGYELAPQFVGNAKVEYDQEKAFAGADFIYAKNWSAYADPNYGQVLSLDRAWTVDTEKMALTNNAYFMHCLPVRRNMIVTDDVIESPQSIVIPEAANREISAQTVLKRMLESL; this is encoded by the coding sequence ATGAAGAATTTCACTTGTGTGCAAGATCTGGGTGATCTGAAAGTAGCGCTAAATGAAGCGTTCGAAATAAAAAGAGACCGTTATCAGTTCTGCGAACTGGGCAAAAATAAAACGTTACTGATGATTTTCTTTAACTCCAGTCTTCGCACCCGCTTAAGTACCCAAAAGGCGGCCATGAATCTTGGTATGAATACCATGGTGCTGGATGTTAATCAAGGAGCCTGGAAGCTGGAGACAGAACGGGGGGTAATTATGGATGGAGACAAGCCTGAACATTTACTCGAAGCTGTTCCGGTAATGGGCTGTTATTGCGATATTATCGGTGTACGCTCTTTTGCCCGTTTTGAAAACAAAGAGGAGGATTACAACGAGTTAATTATAAATCAGTTTGTAAAATATTCTGGTCGACCTGTATTTAGCATGGAAGCATCTACCCGCCATCCACTTCAAAGTTTTGCGGATTTGATTACCATCGAAGAATATAAGAAAACGGCCCGTCCTAAAGTAGTTCTTTCGTGGGCACCTCATCCAAAGGCTTTGCCTCAGGCTGTTCCTAACAGTTTTGCAGAGTGGATGAATGCCACAGATTACGACTTTGTTATCACCCATCCGAAAGGGTATGAATTGGCTCCTCAATTTGTAGGAAATGCCAAAGTAGAATATGATCAGGAAAAGGCTTTTGCCGGTGCCGATTTTATTTATGCAAAGAATTGGTCTGCTTATGCTGATCCAAATTATGGACAGGTTCTATCATTGGATAGGGCGTGGACAGTAGACACAGAAAAGATGGCGCTGACTAACAATGCTTATTTTATGCATTGCCTTCCTGTTCGCAGGAATATGATTGTGACTGATGATGTTATAGAGAGTCCGCAGTCTATTGTTATTCCAGAAGCTGCGAACCGTGAAATTTCTGCACAAACAGTCCTAAAAAGGATGCTCGAAAGTTTGTAA
- the lpdA gene encoding dihydrolipoyl dehydrogenase — MEYDIAIIGGGPAGYNAAEKAALNGLKTILFEKNAIGGVCLNEGCIPTKTLLYSAKMLDNIKNASKYGILEGGKPGFDLEKIILRKDKVVKKLTGGVKMKLTASGVEIVQGVAVIQDEKDGFIRIACGEQEYPVKYVLVCTGSETIIPPIKGLSEVDYWTSKEALESKDLPHSLVIIGGGVIGIEFASFFNSMGVKVSVVEMMPEILGVMDKETSAMLRKEYAKKGVDFYLSTKVTEVSPTGVTVEKEGKVSIIEANRILVSVGRKANIDKVGLSNLNIELLKNGVKVNEYMQTNHPRVYACGDITGFSLLAHTAIRESDVAVNHILGLDDKMSYKAIPGVVYTNPEIAGVGKTEEELTAGGDYFQVLKLPMAYSGRFVAENELGNGICKLIIDGEDRIIGCHMLGNPASELISIAGIAIEHGYTVDEFRKHVFPHPTVSEIIHECLFA; from the coding sequence ATGGAATATGATATTGCAATTATTGGAGGTGGTCCTGCAGGATACAATGCTGCAGAAAAGGCGGCACTCAATGGATTAAAGACTATTCTTTTTGAAAAAAATGCCATCGGAGGAGTTTGCCTGAACGAGGGTTGTATTCCTACTAAAACACTTCTTTATTCGGCTAAAATGCTGGATAATATTAAAAACGCATCCAAATATGGAATTTTAGAAGGAGGAAAACCCGGCTTCGATCTCGAAAAGATTATTCTTCGTAAGGATAAGGTTGTTAAGAAACTAACGGGTGGAGTAAAAATGAAGCTTACGGCCAGCGGCGTTGAGATTGTGCAGGGTGTGGCGGTTATTCAGGACGAAAAGGATGGTTTTATCCGCATAGCGTGCGGCGAACAGGAATATCCGGTAAAGTATGTGTTGGTTTGTACAGGTTCCGAAACAATAATTCCTCCTATAAAAGGGTTGTCGGAAGTAGATTACTGGACATCCAAAGAAGCCCTGGAATCTAAAGATCTGCCGCATTCGCTTGTTATTATTGGAGGTGGTGTGATTGGAATCGAGTTTGCTTCTTTTTTTAATAGCATGGGGGTAAAGGTAAGTGTTGTTGAAATGATGCCCGAGATATTGGGTGTAATGGATAAAGAGACTTCAGCGATGCTAAGGAAAGAATATGCAAAGAAAGGAGTCGATTTCTATCTTTCAACAAAAGTTACAGAAGTTAGTCCTACTGGCGTTACTGTAGAAAAAGAAGGAAAGGTCAGTATTATTGAAGCAAACCGGATTCTTGTAAGCGTTGGCCGAAAAGCGAACATTGATAAGGTGGGTTTGTCAAACTTGAATATTGAACTTCTTAAAAACGGAGTGAAGGTTAACGAATATATGCAGACAAATCATCCGCGGGTATATGCTTGCGGTGATATTACAGGATTTTCTTTACTGGCGCATACGGCTATCAGGGAAAGTGATGTAGCTGTAAATCATATTTTGGGTCTTGATGATAAAATGAGTTATAAGGCTATTCCGGGAGTGGTATACACGAATCCCGAAATAGCAGGAGTGGGCAAAACAGAAGAAGAATTAACGGCTGGCGGCGACTATTTTCAGGTGCTGAAACTGCCGATGGCCTATTCCGGTAGGTTTGTTGCCGAAAATGAGTTGGGTAATGGCATCTGTAAACTTATTATTGACGGCGAGGATAGAATTATCGGTTGCCATATGTTGGGAAATCCGGCTTCCGAACTTATCTCAATAGCCGGTATTGCCATAGAGCACGGATATACTGTAGATGAATTCAGAAAGCACGTGTTTCCTCATCCTACCGTAAGCGAAATTATCCATGAGTGTTTGTTTGCCTGA
- a CDS encoding AraC family transcriptional regulator, producing MSPSEDYLREVTPLGDDDCFMIISRPQKRGFDFPLHVHPEFELNYLEGAVGALRIVGDSVEEIENQDLVLVAGGTKHAYANHNCLSESVSEITIQFHSGIFDSMLNTRHFKTIRKMFEDATQGIVFSTDMIVKIVPHLKTLSENNTDSFHNFLHMVEILKILSLDSKMRKLSSVNNIVDGYYSSENERLERILLFMHANYKQQLMLAEVAEKSGMSEASLTRFLKKRTGKTFIDNLNDIRISQAVCKLIDTHDTITEICYSCGFNNISNFNRIFKKRKECTPTEYREKYERSRFKV from the coding sequence ATGTCTCCATCCGAAGATTATTTAAGAGAAGTAACGCCGTTAGGAGATGACGATTGTTTCATGATTATTAGTCGTCCCCAAAAGAGAGGGTTTGATTTTCCACTTCATGTGCATCCGGAGTTTGAACTAAACTATCTGGAAGGAGCCGTTGGTGCATTACGAATTGTAGGCGATTCTGTTGAAGAGATTGAAAACCAGGACCTCGTTCTGGTTGCCGGAGGTACAAAGCATGCGTATGCAAATCATAACTGTTTGAGTGAATCAGTCAGCGAAATTACGATTCAGTTTCATTCAGGCATATTTGATAGTATGCTAAATACACGGCACTTTAAAACTATCCGCAAAATGTTTGAAGATGCGACTCAGGGAATCGTATTTTCAACTGATATGATTGTGAAAATAGTTCCACATTTAAAAACTTTATCTGAAAACAACACGGACTCTTTTCACAATTTCTTGCACATGGTAGAAATACTTAAAATACTCTCGCTGGATTCTAAAATGCGCAAATTGAGTTCCGTCAATAATATTGTGGATGGATATTATTCGAGTGAAAACGAAAGACTTGAACGAATTTTATTGTTTATGCATGCTAACTATAAACAACAACTCATGTTGGCAGAAGTTGCTGAGAAAAGTGGTATGAGTGAGGCATCTCTAACCCGGTTTTTAAAAAAGCGCACAGGAAAGACATTTATTGATAATTTGAATGATATACGTATCTCTCAGGCTGTTTGCAAGCTGATAGACACGCATGACACTATAACAGAGATATGTTATAGCTGTGGATTTAATAACATATCAAATTTTAATCGTATTTTTAAAAAAAGAAAAGAATGTACTCCCACAGAATATAGGGAAAAATATGAAAGGAGTAGATTTAAGGTGTGA